A stretch of the Argentina anserina chromosome 6, drPotAnse1.1, whole genome shotgun sequence genome encodes the following:
- the LOC126798453 gene encoding uncharacterized protein LOC126798453 → MELPDSSGGLLSELDIDAFRRLFPLQFYESHLVKSTRPDGRSLDKARETSSALGAVASADGSALVKIGSTTMLAAIKMEVMTPSQESPDEGCIAIDFHMPPICSPLVRPGRPAEAAPVVSKQLSDTILSSGMINLKELSLISGKAAWMVYLDIYCLDADGALFDAALLSAVAAFSHLQIPVVSMNDEGKVVVMSEESEGGKEPVNKEKRKLTLCSIPFSLTCILYKNYILADPTAEEESIMETLVTVVLDSSGQLVSLYKPGGPVLAYTSAIQDCVALTRQRVRELKTILDEATAGMEVD, encoded by the exons ATGGAATTGCCCGATTCTTCAGGTGGTTTGCTTTCTGAATTGGATATTGATGCTTTCAGACGCTTGTTTCCTCTTCAGTTTTATGAGAGCCATCTTGTCAAGTCCACACGGCCTGATGGGAGGTCACTTGACAAAGCAAGAGAGACCTCCTCAGCCCTTG GGGCTGTTGCATCTGCAGATGGATCAGCACTAGTTAAAATTGGTTCTACG ACAATGTTGGCTGCTATAAAAATGGAAGTCATGACCCCTTCTCAAGAATCCCCAGATGAAGGATGCATAG cAATTGATTTCCACATGCCTCCTATATGCTCTCCACTTGTAAGGCCCGGAAGGCCAGCTGAGGCAGCACCAGTTGTGTCAAAGCAGCTATCTGACACTATTTTAAG TTCTGGCATGATTAATTTGAAGGAGTTATCCTTGATCAGTGGAAAAGCTGCTTGGATGGTCTACCTG GACATATACTGTTTGGATGCTGATGGTGCTCTCTTTGATGCTGCTTTGCTGTCAGCAGTCGCTGCCTTTTCTCACT TGCAGATTCCTGTAGTTTCTATGAATGACGAAGGAAAAGTAGTAGTTATGTCTGAGGAAAGTGAGGGAGGAAAGGAGCCAGTCAATAAAGAGAAGAGGAAACTCACATTATGCAGTATTCCATTTTCGCTAACATGCATActttataaaaattacatcTTGGCTGACCCTACAGCAGAGGAGGAGTCCATCATGGAAACTCTTGTAACCGTGGTTTTGGATTCATCTGGTCAGCTGGTGTCTCTTTACAAGCCAGGTGGACCAGTTCTTGCATATACATCAGCTATCCAG
- the LOC126800399 gene encoding LOW QUALITY PROTEIN: protein PATRONUS 2-like (The sequence of the model RefSeq protein was modified relative to this genomic sequence to represent the inferred CDS: deleted 1 base in 1 codon; substituted 1 base at 1 genomic stop codon) — MASKVVHLVQDQNLNIHPDGTWVLGKGDAFISTKKGRLGGRKPLGDLSHWGEPDFTKASKKPALTNFLEIIADSSSKKGSSKTSGKLQINMHRKPLSDVSNTMEPLLHKTSSVLAEXSSFDYEKEGFLHDHKQCIKARIKATHMDEMDMFRLIHGPNSSKKLLSPPRASLPTKVGVNWQESLIMYLEEIHEDQSTLLLPIKQGYTPPCNSPPLSPYRYSNLPSIWEDYDFQVMGSP, encoded by the exons ATGGCATCAAAAGTTGTTCATTTGGTTCAAGATCAGAACCTTAATATTCACCCTGATGGTACTT GGGTTTTAGGAAAGGGTGATGCTTTCATATCAACAAAGAAAGGGAGACTTGGTGGAAGGAAACCTCTGGGAGATCTATCACATTGGGGGGAGCCTGATTTTACCAAGGCATCAAAAAAGCCCGCTCTCACTAACTTTCTCGAAATCATTGCTGACTCTAGCAGTAAGAAAGGCTCGTCCAAAACCTCAGGCAAACTGCAGATCAATATGCACCGAAAGCCTCTATCTGATGTT TCTAACACAATGGAACCACTTTTACATAAGACTTCAAGTGTTTTGGCAGAGTAATCATCTTTTGATTACGAGAAGGAAGGCTTTTTGCATGACCATAAGCAGTGCATCAAGGCAAGGATAAAGGCTACCCATATGGATGAAATGGATATGTTTAGATTGATACATGGACCAAATTCATCCAAGAAGCTTTTATCTCCACCAAGAGCTTCTCTGCCAACCAAAGTCGGGGTAAATTGGCAA GAGAGTCTGATAATGTACTTGGAAGAGATACATGAGGATCAATCCACCTTGTTGCTACCTATCAAGCAAGGTTACACACCTCCTTGCAATTCTCCTCCTTTATCACCATATCGCTATTCCAATTTGCCTTCTATATGGGAGGACTATGATTTTCAGGTGATGGGATCACCATAG